One genomic segment of Carassius carassius chromosome 21, fCarCar2.1, whole genome shotgun sequence includes these proteins:
- the atp5pb gene encoding ATP synthase F(0) complex subunit B1, mitochondrial: MLSRLVLVSGHTLKNSGSFGACLVQASRSFHQSSQSLAPVPPLPEKGGKVRHGIFPEELFTLLYPKTGVTGPYMLGTGLLLYMLSKEIYVINHETFAAASIGAVVIYGIKKFGPSVAAFADKINEDKVAKAQEVKDQAMASLTQGIEDEKKEQWRVEGRHMLFDAKRNNVAMLLETNYRERVHMVTNEVKKRLDYQVELQNLHRRMEQEHMVNWVEQSVIKSITPLQEKESIAKCIADLKVLAKATQARATV, translated from the exons GTCATACCCTGAAAAACAGTGGGTCCTTTGGCGCTTG CCTGGTTCAGGCCTCTCGCTCCTTTCACCAGTCCTCCCAGAGTCTTGCACCAGTTCCCCCTCTGCCCGAGAAGGGAGGAAAGGTCCGACATGGCATCTTCCCAGAGGAGCTTTTTACACTGCTGTATCCCAAAACCGGTGTGACAG GGCCTTATATGCTGGGCACCGGTCTGCTCCTGTACATGCTGTCTAAGGAAATCTACGTAATCAATCACGAGACATTTGCTGCCGCATCAATCGGTGCAGTCGTCATTTATGGCATCAAGAAGTTTGGGCCCAGTGTGGCCGCCTTCGCCGATAAAATCAATGAG GATAAAGTGGCAAAGGCTCAGGAAGTGAAGGATCAGGCCATGGCTAGCCTAACTCAAGGCATCGAGGATGAGAAGAAGGAGCAGTGGAGAGTGGAAGGAAGACACATGCTCTTTGATGCCAAGAGG AACAATGTGGCTATGCTGCTGGAGACCAATTACCGGGAGCGGGTGCACATGGTGACCAATGAGGTGAAGAAGAGGCTGGATTACCAGGTGGAGCTTCAGAACCTGCACCGCCGCATGGAGCAGGAGCACATGGTGAACTGGGTCGAGCAGAGCGTCATCAAGAGCATCACCCCACTGCAG GAAAAGGAAAGCATCGCCAAGTGCATTGCAGATCTGAAGGTCCTGGCCAAGGCCACTCAGGCTCGAGCTACAGTATAG
- the eps8l3b gene encoding epidermal growth factor receptor kinase substrate 8-like protein 3b, producing MYGGNPVPVFQSRGFSPEPPSQGPGMSRPSAKSIYMQRKEYAESITRQQDNFQYRVEHLFTCVLDGREVSSIDDCVNRLKNMDSKGKVWGQDMNMQVQANQLQLCDIETKEVLESVHLSSIRATKAVLDSCVYDSLLIISVQDPGQRAPQAFLFQCEEIGAQEVANDLEKVIQQGGDATPPLKEPQMDIRSHLESIIGQGYPGNMKRPALMQPNPPPPEFPPPQYNNYEDYDDRRPSPTMPFPRDEVPYRPMQSEQEQAPPALHDVERDSEIFNHVAADIETFVYKVGSALPKEDGSKKKKKKIVAKKMVASIPPVEEYISWLQKIKYGFNLLGKLDGHLKNPPASDFVHSLFSSLAFTVSQYPPNIPPTVLSPLLTEKALHLLGKSVTPKEDVLWSSLGDAWSIPRSKWPNGDQIPPYYPEFYDGWQPLPPGPSLSPPASRPLSRSNSEHVPPGNAMQRPPEQNNRPWNAPPMRSSEPPIYMRVIYDFMARNSQELSVMKSDMVQVTDKSGQWWKVKNSRNEEGYVPQNVLEPADGQRPTQNMRGPPSLDMRSRPEEVKAWLQYKGFSKMTVQSLGVFNGAMLLGMKQDDIRAICPEEGGRVFFQLQSVRSTVALAREAEYSQYGGR from the exons ATGTATGGGGGGAACCCTGTCCCAGTTTTCCAGTCAAG AGGCTTCTCACCTGAGCCGCCGTCCCAGGGGCCTGGCATGTCTCGTCCTAGTGCCAAATCCATCTACA TGCAAAGGAAGGAGTATGCAGAATCAATCACCAGACAACAAGACAACTTTCAGTACAGAGTAGAG CATCTGTTCACCTGTGTGTTAGATGGCAGAGAGGTGAGCAGCATTGATGACTGTGTGAACAGGCTGAAGAATATGGACAGTAAAGGGAAAGTGTGGGGTCAGGACATGAACATGCAGGTCCAGGCCAACCAGCTACAACTGTGTGACATAGAGACCAAG GAGGTTTTGGAGTCGGTGCACTTGAGTAGCATCAGAGCGACAAAAGCTGTTCTCGACAGTTGTGTGTATGACTCCCTTCTCATAATCTCAGTTCAGGATCCTGGCCAGAGAGCTCCACAGGCCTTCCTGTTCCAGTGTGAGGAGATTGGG GCTCAGGAGGTGGCAAATGATCTGGAAAAGGTAATACAGCAAGGAGGGGATGCCACACCACCGCTTAAAGAACCACAGATGGACATCAG GAGCCATCTGGAAAGCATCATTGGTCAGGGTTATCCAGGAAATATGAAGAGACCAGCTCTCATGCAGCCAAACCCTCCTCCCCCAGAATTCCCACCTCCACAGTACAACAACTATGAAGACTATG ATGATAGACGGCCTTCACCCACTATGCCATTTCCCAGAGATGAAGTGCCCTACAGGCCAATGCAGTCTGAGCAGGAGCAGGCTCCACCTGCATTACATGATGTGGAGAGAGATTCG GAGATTTTTAACCATGTAGCAGCCGACATTGAGACCTTTGTATATAAAGTAGGCTCAGCTTTGCCAAAAGAAGATGgaagcaagaaaaagaaaaagaaaattgttgCAAAAAAAATGG ttgCAAGTATTCCCCCTGTGGAGGAGTACATATCTTGGCTGCAGAAAATAAAGTATGGCTTCAACCTTCTG GGGAAACTGGATGGTCACCTAAAAAATCCTCCTGCTTCTGATTTTGTTCACAGTCTCTTTTCATCCCTTGCTTTT ACGGTGAGTCAGTATCCTCCCAACATCCCTCCCACGGTGCTGAGTCCACTGCTCACAGAAAAAGCCCTGCACCTCCTGGGAAAATCTGTCACACCAAAGGAGGACGTACTGTGGAGCAGTTTGGGTGATGCGTGGAGCATCCCAAG ATCTAAATGGCCAAACGGGGATCAGATCCCTCCATATTATCCCGAATTTTACGATGGTTGGCAGCCTCTTCCACCCGGCCCTTCCCTGTCCCCTCCCGCCAGCAGGCCGCTGTCCCGGAGCAACAGTGAGCACGTCCCACCCGGGAATGCCATGCAGAGGCCACCTGAACAG AACAACAGACCCTGGAACGCCCCACCCATGCG GTCATCTGAGCCGCCAATCTACATGAGGGTAATCTATGACTTTATGGCAAGAAACAGTCAGGAACTGAGTGTGATGAAGAGTGACATGGTGCAG GTAACCGACAAGTCTGGCCAATGGTGGAAAGTGAAAAACAGTCGTAATGAGGAGGGCTATGTGCCTCAGAATGTTCTAGAGCCTGCTGATGGACAAAGGCCGACA CAAAATATGAGAGGACCTCCATCTCTAGACATGAGATCTAGACCTGAGGAAGTCAAAGCCTGGTTACAGTACAAAGGCTTTTCTAAAAT GACAGTCCAGAGTCTTGGGGTGTTTAATGGAGCAATGTTGCTGGGAATGAAACAGGATGATATCAGAGCAATATGTCCTGAGGAAGGAGGTCGAGTATTCTTCCAGCTGCAGAGCGTCAGATCGACTGTTGCA CTTGCCAGAGAGGCTGAATACAGCCAGTATGGTGGTCGCTGA
- the LOC132097173 gene encoding glutathione S-transferase Mu 1-like yields the protein MAIKLAYWDIRGLAQPIRLLLEYTGTKYEEKFYSCGDAPNYDKSCWFNEKEKLGMDFPNLPYLEDGDRKVVQSNAILRYIARKNNLCGETEEEQMRVDILENQAMDFRNGFAQLCYGEFDKNKPCYNEKLPGTLKQFSDFLGNRKWFAGDKITFVDFIMYELLDLHRMFHPECLDDYRNLRSFLDHFESLEKIAEYMKSGKFIKTPVNNKMAKWGNKKE from the exons ATGGCTATAAAATTGGCATACTGGGATATACGCGgg CTTGCTCAACCAATCCGTCTGCTGTTGGAATACACTGGTACTAAGTATGAGGAGAAGTTCTATTCTTGTGGTGATG CTCCCAACTATGACAAAAGCTGTTGGTTTAATGAGAAAGAGAAACTTGGGATGGACTTTCCTAAT TTGCCCTACCTAGAGGATGGAGACAGGAAAGTAGTCCAAAGCAATGCCATATTGAGATACATCGCCCGCAAGAACAACCTCT GTGGGGAAACTGAAGAAGAGCAGATGAGAGTTGACATCTTGGAAAACCAGGCGATGGATTTCCGCAATGGTTTTGCCCAGCTCTGCTATGGAGAGTTT GACAAAAACAAACCATGTTACAATGAGAAATTGCCAGGAACTCTAAAGCAGTTTTCTGACTTccttggtaacaggaagtggttTGCTGGGGACAAG ATCACATTTGTGGACTTCATCATGTATGAGCTGTTGGATTTGCATCGTATGTTTCACCCGGAGTGCCTGGATGATTACAGAAACCTGAGATCTTTCCTGGATCACTTTGAG AGCCTTGAGAAGATTGCAGAGTACATGAAGTCGGGCAAGTTCATAAAAACACCTGTGAACAACAAGATGGCCAAATGGGGAAACAAGAAGGAGTGA
- the LOC132097174 gene encoding glutathione S-transferase Mu 4-like: MAMKLAYWDIRGLAQPIRLLLEYTGTKYEEKFYSCGDAPNYDKSCWFNEKEKLGMDFPNLPYLEDGDRKVVQSNAILRYIARKNNLCGETEEEQVRVDILENQAMDFRNGFVQLCYGDFDKNKSCYTDKLPGTLKQFSNFLGNRKWFAGDKITFVDFTMYELLDQHRMFDPACLDDYKNLRCFLEHFESLEKIAEYMKSNKFMKTPVNNKMAKWGNKKE, translated from the exons CTTGCTCAACCAATCCGTCTGCTGTTGGAATACACTGGTACTAAGTATGAGGAGAAGTTCTATTCTTGTGGTGATG CTCCCAACTATGACAAAAGCTGTTGGTTTAATGAGAAAGAGAAACTTGGGATGGACTTTCCTAAT TTGCCCTACCTAGAGGATGGAGACAGGAAAGTAGTCCAAAGCAATGCCATATTGAGATACATCGCCCGCAAGAACAACCTCT GTGGGGAAACTGAAGAGGAGCAGGTGAGAGTTGACATCTTGGAAAACCAGGCGATGGACTTCCGCAATGGTTTTGTCCAGCTCTGCTATGGAGACTTT GACAAAAACAAATCATGCTACACTGACAAACTGCCAGGGACACTAAAGCAGTTCTCCAACTTccttggtaacaggaagtggttTGCTGGGGACAAG ATCACATTTGTGGACTTCACCATGTATGAGTTGTTGGATCAGCATCGTATGTTTGACCCAGCGTGCCTTGATGACTACAAAAACCTTAGATGCTTTCTTGAACACTTTGAG AGTCTTGAGAAGATTGCAGAATACATGAAGTCAAACAAGTTCATGAAAACACCAGTGAACAACAAGATGGCCAAATGGGGAAACAAGAAGGAGTGA